A DNA window from Daucus carota subsp. sativus chromosome 3, DH1 v3.0, whole genome shotgun sequence contains the following coding sequences:
- the LOC135151718 gene encoding uncharacterized protein LOC135151718, producing the protein MERNNNSVKGQQAGLSGVGKIDQNGGGNNHMGAVAADGGRSGIAATGSNNEKQIDASEAYSEQFDLSEIDELTQVEGWVNDDEEETAAIQAENVALQAQIAALRAENDRLRAKRQKFRDEIWRDSSFKDFVQFDLLGTDVLDQVMGHWLKNENTKLKETNDALRRQLLNDNQPNCACGCEDGGEDSEDDNGGH; encoded by the exons ATGGAGCGAAACAACAACTCTGTGAAAGGACAGCAGGCCGGCCTAAGCGGAGTCGGCAAAATTGACCAGAACGGAGGTGGGAATAACCATATGGGTGCCGTTGCTGCTGATGGTGGCCGAAGCGGAATTGCTGCTACTGGTAGCAACAATGAGAAACAAATTGATGCATCAGAAGC CTACTCTGAGCAGTTTGACCTTTCGGAAATAGATGAGCTTACTCAAGTCGAGGGTTGGGTGAACGATGATGAG GAGGAAACCGCTGCTATCCAAGCAGAAAATGTTGCTCTCCAAGCCCAAATAGCTGCTCTCCGAGCTGAAAACGACAGGCTTCGAGCTAAAAGACAGAAATTTCGAGATGAAATTTGGAGAGACAG ctCCTTCAAGGACTTTGTGCAATTTGACCTGCTGGGAACAGATGTGCTTGATCAAGTCATGGGCCATTGGTTGAAGAATGAGAACACTAAACTGAAG GAGACAAATGATGCACTCCGACGACAACTTCTAAATGATAATCAACCAAACTGTGCATGTGGATGCGAGGATGGGGGAGAAGACTCAGAGGATGACAATGGCGGCCATTAG
- the LOC135151460 gene encoding uncharacterized protein LOC135151460, with protein sequence MDLDTLYADALAGDAEAIAELEKKADRLSQHDRTILHVESMYGHPERVRSIMKMFEQIFFLVKLDTFKQTALHLAADHGHTEVVELLIDAARALSSPLGDDDIHDPVEDFIRRADEKMSTALHLAVSNHHMGIVKLIVEPDPRDRHIQNCNYETPIYIAAKLGYTHIVIYDRHYRPHKIEKYKHLSTAKELWKAAKRSACHEDAPYNSFEALFYITDQDGHNVLQLAVMGNNKDAVELILKEDPEYHHKRSNKNSDLKSLAYIAAEKRYKDIVKLVCETYEARNEIGHWGQTTLHAAIIGRDADTALVLLRRNRHLVTWEDHRGWTPLHYAAYYGFDEIILEMLDKQDEVAGYQFVPRENIPPPFFVAVEQGHLSTVQLYMFSHVIGSKSVSADVNFNGQNILHFMASGKNKQMIKYILRFCETSSVENIDILNQKDIHGNTPLHILIIREGCYVPEFIKSVSIDKNATNNDGWTPVDMLYFSKNVTDDQVRIRIEIDNIQAKHKWKFWHRSIKLHNPSPVPFGIRFGKEPEFIKAKRLLIEGEIKRKKDEFKLVKDDLERDTAMTREAESMGDGIIKVVVHNDYVNVVLDSAPSSSKV encoded by the exons ATGGATCTTGATACTTTGTATGCCGATGCCTTGGCTGGAGATGCCGAAGCCATAGCCGAattagagaagaaagctgatcgCCTCAGCCAACACGATAGAACTATCCTTCACGTCGAATCCATGTATGGTCATCCAGAACGCGTGCGAAGCATTATGAAAATGtttgaacaaattttttttttggtcaagcTGGATACGTTTAAACAAACTGCGCTTCACCTGGCCGCAGATCATGGACACACTGAAGTGGTCGAGCTCCTGATTGATGCAGCCAGAGCTTTGTCTTCTCCGCTTGGTGATGATGATATACATGATCCAGTTGAAGATTTTATTAGGCGAGCTGATGAGAAGATGAGCACTGCTTTGCACCTAGCAGTCAGCAATCATCACATGGGTATTGTTAAGCTGATAGTGGAGCCAGATCCGAGGGATAGACATATTCAAAACTGTAACTATGAAACTCCCATCTACATTGCAGCAAAACTGGGCTACACCCACATAGTCATTTACGACCGCCATTACCGACCGCacaaaatcg AAAAATATAAGCATCTGTCCACTGCCAAGGAACTTTGGAAAGCAGCCAAACGTTCAGCTTGTCATGAGGATGCACCATATAACAGCTTTGAAGCCTTGTTTTATATCACTGACCAGGATGGCCACAATGTCTTGCAACTGGCAGTGATGGGAAATAACAAGGATGCGGTGGAGCTGATACTGAAGGAAGATCCGGAATATCACCACAAGCGTTCAAATAAAAACAGTGATCTCAAGTCTTTAGCTTACATAGCGGCCGAAAAGAGGTATAAAGACATTGTCAAACTAGTCTGTGAAACTTATGAAGCCAGAAATGAAATTGGTCATTGGGGTCAGACCACTTTGCATGCTGCTATTATAGGGCGTGATGCAG aCACTGCACTTGTTCTTTTACGCCGTAACCGCCATCTAGTAACATGGGAAGACCACAGAGGGTGGACACCACTTCATTACGCCGCTTATTACGGATTTGATGAAATAATCCTTGAGATGCTAGATAAGCAAGACGAGGTAGCAGGATACCAGTTTGTGCCCAGAGAAAACATACCTCCACCATTTTTTGTGGCAGTAGAACAAGGACATCTTTCTACGGTACAACTATATATGTTCAGCCATGTAATAGGGTCAAAATCGGTCAGCGCAGATGTTAATTTTAATGGTCAAAATATACTGCACTTTATGGCGTCtggaaaaaacaaacaaatgatAAAGTATATATTGAGGTTCTGTGAAACTAGCTCCGTGGAAAATATCGATATATTGAATCAGAAAGACATCCATGGAAATACACCTCTTCATATACTAATTATCCGTGAGGGTTGTTATGTACCTGAATTCATTAAAAGTGTCAGCATTGATAAAAATGCAACAAACAATGATGGGTGGACTCCTGTAGACATGTTATATTTCAGTAAGAACGTCACCGACGACCAG GTACGAATTAGAATAGAAATCGATAATATCCAAGCTAAACACAAGTGGAAATTTTGGCACAGAAGCATCAAATTACATAACCCGAGTCCAGTGCCCTTTGGAATCAGGTTCGGAAAGGAACCTGAATTTATAAAAGCTAAGAGATTACTGATTGAAGGAGAGATTAAAAGGAAGAAAGATGAGTTTAAACTGGTGAAAGATGATCTTGAAAG AGACACCGCCATGACTAGAGAAGCAGAGAGTATGGGAGATGGTATCATAAAAGTGGTTGTGCATAATGATTATGTCAATGTGGTCCTTGACTCAGCTCCATCCAGCTCTAAAGTTTGA